A single region of the Triticum dicoccoides isolate Atlit2015 ecotype Zavitan chromosome 2B, WEW_v2.0, whole genome shotgun sequence genome encodes:
- the LOC119362856 gene encoding DExH-box ATP-dependent RNA helicase DExH10-like codes for MEEVENSSKRKAPELSSEDNSSAAVLDEQQSLPGSTAKRPNLARSCIHEVAVPNGYDLSKDEAVHGTLSNPAFNGEMAKTYPFQLDPFQSISIACLERNESVLVSAHTSAGKTAIAEYAIAMSFRDKQRVIYTSPLKALSNQKYRELSQEFSDVGLMTGDVTLQPNATCLVMTTEILRAMLYRGSEVIKEVGWVIFDEIHYMKDRERGVVWEESIVFLPPAIKMVFLSATMSNATEFAEWICNLHKQPCHVVYTDFRPTPLQHYVFPIGGSGLYLVVDENGQFREDNFLKLQDTFAKQPSQPDGRKGGGPKASGRIAKGGNASGTSDIYRIVKMIMDRKFQPVIIFSFSRRECEHHAMSMSKLDFNTQEEKDNIEQVFRSAIFCLSEEDRGLPAIELMLPLLKRGIAVHHSGLLPLIKELVELLFQEGLVKALFATETFAMGLNMPAKTVVFTSVKKWDGDSNRYIASGEYIQMSGRAGRRGMDARGICVIMIDEKMEMSVIKDMVLGKPAPLISTFRLSYYTILNLLSRAEGQFTAEHVIRNSFHQFQYEKALPEVIQKITKLENEATLLDSSGENDLAEYHKLGLDISELEKKIMSEMIRPERALLYLVPGRLVKVRDGSTDWGWGVVVNVVKKPPASSTLPPALSAPRNNYIVDTLLHCSSSSSENGANGPRSKPCPPRQGEKGEMHVVPVPLPLLSGLSSVRISIPTDLRPPEARQNILFAVQELGKRYPQGLPKLHPITDMGIEEPELVDLVHKLDGLEQKLCSHPLNKSDQSEQQLSWYQRKAELNHEIQQLKSKMRDSQLQKFRDELKNRSRVLKMLGHIDTDGVLQLKGRAACLIDTGDELLITELMFNGTFNELDHHQVASVVSCFVPCEKSSEQIRLRNELSKPMMQLSEAARKIAEVQRECKLDVNVEEYVESTCKPYLMDVIYCWSKGATFGEVIEMTDIFEGSIIRLVRRLDEFLNQLKAAAEAVGEVNLEKKFGLASESLRRGIMFANSLYL; via the exons ATGGAAGAGGTGGAGAATTCCAGCAAGCGTAAAGCACCCGAGCTGAGCTCGGAGGACAATTCCTCCGCTGCTGTTCTGGACGAGCAGCAGTCGCTGCCTGGCTCGACTGCCAAGCGTCCGAACCTCGCCCGGTCGTGCATCCATGAGGTCGCTGTCCCCAATGGCTACGATTTGTCCAAGGATGAGGCCGTACATGGGACCCTTTCAAACCCTGCGTTTAATGGGGAGATGGCCAAGACATACCCGTTTCAGCTCGACCCCTTCCAGAGCATCTCCATTGCGTGCCTGGAGCGGAACGAATCTGTCTTGGTCTCGGCTCACACCTCTGCGGGGAAGACGGCCATCGCTGAGTACGCCATTGCAATGTCGTTCAGAGACAAGCAGAGGGTGATATACACCTCTCCGTTGAAGGCTCTTAGTAATCAGAAGTACAGGGAGCTTAGTCAGGAGTTCTCTGATGTTGGATTGATGACTGGTGATGTTACGCTTCAGCCAAATGCTACTTGCCTGGTCATGACAACAGAAATCCTGAGGGCGATGCTTTATAGGGGCTCCGAGGTGATCAAGGAAGTTGGTTGGGTTATATTTGATGAGATCCACTACATGAAGGATCGTGAGAGAGGCGTTGTGTGGGAAGAGAGTATAGTTTTCCTGCCCCCTGCCATCAAGATGGTCTTTCTTTCTGCTACCATGTCAAATGCAACCGAGTTCGCTGAGTGGATATGCAATCTGCACAAGCAGCCTTGTCATGTGGTGTACACAGACTTCAGGCCAACACCGCTACAGCACTATGTGTTCCCAATAGGTGGGTCTGGTCTCTACCTTGTAGTGGATGAAAATGGTCAGTTCAGGGAGGATAATTTTCTAAAGCTGCAAGACACATTTGCAAAGCAACCTAGTCAACCAGATGGGAGGAAGGGCGGTGGGCCTAAAGCCAGTGGCCGAATCGCAAAAGGTGGAAATGCTTCTGGAACATCTGACATATACAGAATTGTCAAG ATGATTATGGACCGCAAGTTTCAACCAGTCATAATTTTCAGCTTTAGTAGAAGAGAatgtgagcatcatgccatgtcaaTGTCAAAACTTGATTTCAACACTCAGGAAGAAAAGGATAACATTGAGCAGGTTTTCCGTAGTGCTATTTTCTGTTTAAGTGAGGAAGATAGAGGGTTACCTGCTATAGAGTTGATGTTGCCTCTTCTTAAACGAGGTATTGCAGTACACCATTCTGGACTGCTTCCATTAATTAAAGAGCTGGTGGAATTGCTCTTCCAAGAAGGTCTTGTTAAAGCTCTTTTTGCTACTGAGACG TTTGCCATGGGCCTGAACATGCCTGCAAAAACAGTTGTCTTCACATCTGTCAAGAAATGGGACGGTGATAGTAACCGCTATATTGCTTCTGGAGAATATATACAG ATGAGTGGAAGAGCTGGTCGACGTGGCATGGATGCACGTGGTATTTGTGTTATAATGATTGATGAGAAG ATGGAAATGAGTGTTATCAAGGACATGGTGTTAGGTAAACCAGCGCCTCTCATCAGTACTTTTCGACTGAGCTACTACACTATTCTGAATTTACTGAGTCGTGCGGAGGGCCAATTTACTGCTGAACATGTGATCCGGAATTCATTCCACCAGTTTCAGTATGAAAAG GCATTACCTGAAGTCATTCAGAAGATTACAAAGTTGGAAAATGAAGCTACATTGCTGGACTCTTCTGGAGAG AATGATCTTGCCGAGTATCACAAGTTAGGGCTTGATATATCTGAACTTGAAAAGAAAATCATGTCTGAGATGATTAGACCAGAGAGAGCTTTGTTATATTTGGTCCCTGGAAGGCTG GTTAAAGTCAGAGATGGCTCAACAGACTGGGGGTGGGGTGTGGTCGTAAATGTTGTGAAGAAACCTCCAGCATCTAGTACTCTCCCCCCTGCATTAAGTGCACCTCGCAATAACTATATAGTGGATACCTTGCTTCATTGTTCTTCAAGTTCAAGTGAGAATGGAGCCAATGGACCACGTTCAAAGCCATGCCCACCTCGCCAAGGGGAGAAGGGAGAAATGCATGTG GTGCCtgtaccattacctttattatctgGTCTAAGCAGTGTTAGAATCAGCATTCCAACTGATCTACGACCACCTGAAGCGAGACAAAACATACTCTTTGCAGTTCAAGAACTAGGAAAACGTTACCCCCAAGGGCTTCCAAAGCTACATCCAATTACG GACATGGGTATTGAAGAACCTGAATTAGTTGACTTGGTTCATAAACTTGATGGTCTCGAGCAGAAATTATGTTCTCATCCACTTAATAAG TCTGATCAAAGTGAGCAGCAACTGTCATGGTACCAAAGAAAGGCTGAACTGAATCATGAAATTCAACAACTAAAGTCAAAGATGCGGGATTCACAG CTGCAAAAATTTAGGGATGAACTAAAGAACCGGTCTCGCGTTCTAAAGATGCTTGGTCACATTGACACGGATGGTGTTCTCCAGCTAAAGGGACGTGCTGCCTGTTTAATAGACACTGGGGATGAGCTGCTTATCACTGAACTTATGTTCAACG GTACATTTAATGAACTTGATCACCATCAAGTTGCTTCTGTTGTTAGCTGCTTTGTACCGTGTGAGAAGTCAAGTGAGCAAATACGCCTGAGAAATGAGCTTTCTAAGCCAATGATGCAACTCTCGGAGGCTGCAAGAAAAATAGCTGAG GTACAACGAGAATGCAAATTGGACGTAAATGTGGAGGAATACGTTGAATCAACTTGTAAACCCTATCTGATGGATGTCATATACTGCTGGTCAAAG GGCGCGACCTTTGGAGAGGTGATAGAAATGACTGACATTTTTGAAGGAAGCATCATACGGCTAGTTAGGAGGCTGGATGAATTTCTAAATCAG CTAAAAGCTGCTGCTGAAGCCGTTGGGGAGGTAAACCTTGAGAAGAAGTTTGGGTTGGCGAGCGAAAGCTTGCGTCGGGGTATCATGTTTGCCAACTCATTGTACCTGTGA
- the LOC119362857 gene encoding anaphase-promoting complex subunit 13-like isoform X1, whose amino-acid sequence MGDQSLSLGILIDIVDEQWMRDTLPADDIPVPPAMAVKTEDTEDPAPARIILYPTDQESQPAQGDVWRDFALENI is encoded by the exons ATGGGCGACCAGAGCCTGAGCCTGGGCATCCTCATCGACATCGTCGACGAGCAGTGGATGCGCGACACCCTCCCCGCCGACG ATATCCCCGTGCCACCGGCGATGGCCGTGAAGACCGAGGACACCGAGGACCCGGCACCCGCAA GAATTATTTTATACCCAACAGATCAGGAAAGCCAGCCAGCACAAGGGGACGTATGGAGGGATTTTGCCTTGGAGAATATCTAA
- the LOC119362857 gene encoding anaphase-promoting complex subunit 13-like isoform X2 — MGDQSLSLGILIDIVDEQWMRDTLPADDIPVPPAMAVKTEDTEDPAPANQESQPAQGDVWRDFALENI; from the exons ATGGGCGACCAGAGCCTGAGCCTGGGCATCCTCATCGACATCGTCGACGAGCAGTGGATGCGCGACACCCTCCCCGCCGACG ATATCCCCGTGCCACCGGCGATGGCCGTGAAGACCGAGGACACCGAGGACCCGGCACCCGCAA ATCAGGAAAGCCAGCCAGCACAAGGGGACGTATGGAGGGATTTTGCCTTGGAGAATATCTAA
- the LOC119360743 gene encoding uncharacterized protein LOC119360743 — PSAVGEVPVSQSLIKAASNVCFSFFVLAVLAVTVVAVTYQPPDPWLQSSAAITTSLARVLPNSSFLQPDDSLLPTGEDFPSPSAAPGAAAAAQRDAADQAATAPGINATAAAGTCDPDAPLNCTDPRVLAAVKAFNAKAFFRKSIVFLSYEAPVPGPKPGQCDVAWRFRNRREKSWRRYRDYRRFELAPGDGCALDITKVGKFRSGKNAARPPRPKGSKKPRVAPPPVDAEINDTIPLVGSEAEFRRGKYLYYMRGGDHCKSMNQFIWSFLCGLGEAKFLNRTFVMDLNMCLSGAHTEDGKDVDGKDFRYYFDFEHLKESVSLVEEGDFLKDWRRWDKKKGPGRISVRKVPTYKVTPMQLKRDKSNIIWRQFDGHEPENYWYRVCEGRAAKVIQRPWYAIWKSKRLMNIVTEIAGRMDWDYDGLHVVRGWKAMNKKMYPNLDADTSPDAIVDKVTKLIKPWRNLYIATNEPFYNYFDKLRSHYHVHLLEDYKELWSNTSEWYNETTAINSGKDVPFDAYMKVIVDTEVFYRSKAKVETFNNLTRDCKDGINTCNL; from the coding sequence CCCTCCGCCGTCGGCGAGGTGCCCGTCTCGCAGTCGCTCATCAAGGCGGCCAGCAACGTCTGCTTCTCCTTCTTCGTGCTCGCCGTGCTCGCCGtcaccgtcgtcgccgtcacctACCAGCCGCCCGACCCCTGGCTCCAGTCCTCCGCCGCCATCACCACCTCCCTCGCCCGCGTCCTCCCCAACTCCTCCTTCCTCCAGCCCGACGACTCGCTCCTCCCCACCGGCGAGGACTTCCCCTCCCCCTCCGCCgcccccggcgccgccgccgccgcccagcgcgACGCCGCCGACCAGGCCGCCACCGCGCCGGGCATCAACGCCACCGCTGCCGCGGGGACCTGCGACCCGGACGCGCCGCTCAACTGCACCGACCCGCGCGTCCTCGCCGCCGTCAAGGCGTTCAACGCCAAGGCCTTCTTCCGCAAGTCCATCGTCTTCCTCAGCTACGAGGCGCCCGTGCCCGGCCCCAAGCCCGGCCAGTGCGACGTGGCCTGGCGCTTCCGGAACCGCCGCGAGAAGTCCTGGCGCCGGTACAGGGACTACCGCCGATTCGAGCTCGCCCCCGGCGACGGGTGCGCGCTTGACATCACCAAGGTCGGCAAGTTCAGGTCGGGGAAGAACGCGGCTCGCCCGCCTCGCCCCAAGGGTAGCAAGAAACCGCGCGTCGCGCCGCCGCCGGTGGATGCGGAGATCAACGACACGATCCCCCTCGTCGGGTCGGAGGCAGAGTTCAGGAGAGGCAAGTACCTCTACTACATGAGAGGCGGTGACCACTGCAAGAGCATGAACCAGTTCATTTGGAGCTTCCTGTGCGGGCTCGGCGAGGCCAAGTTCCTCAACCGGACGTTCGTGATGGATTTGAACATGTGCTTGTCCGGGGCTCACACAGAGGACGGCAAGGATGTGGATGGCAAGGATTTTAGGTACTATTTTGATTTCGAGCACCTCAAGGAGTCGGTGTCTCTGGTGGAGGAAGGGGATTTCTTGAAGGATTGGCGGCGCTGGGACAAGAAGAAGGGTCCGGGCCGGATCTCGGTGCGCAAGGTGCCTACATACAAGGTGACCCCAATGCAGCTGAAGAGGGACAAGAGCAACATCATTTGGAGGCAGTTTGATGGGCATGAGCCTGAGAACTACTGGTACAGGGTCTGCGAGGGGCGAGCTGCCAAGGTCATCCAGAGGCCTTGGTATGCTATCTGGAAGTCCAAGAGGCTGATGAACATTGTAACTGAGATCGCAGGCAGGATGGATTGGGACTATGATGGTTTGCATGTGGTCCGAGGGTGGAAGGCAATGAATAAGAAGATGTATCCGAACTTGGACGCGGACACATCACCCGACGCGATTGTAGATAAGGTGACCAAGCTTATCAAGCCGTGGCGGAACCTCTACATCGCAACCAATGAGCCATTTTACAACTACTTCGACAAGCTCAGGTCACACTACCATGTGCATTTGCTTGAGGATTATAAGGAGCTTTGGTCGAATACGAGCGAGTGGTACAACGAGACGACAGCGATCAATAGTGGGAAGGACGTGCCGTTCGATGCGTACATGAAGGTGATTGTGGACACCGAGGTATTCTACAGATCAAAGGCGAAGGTTGAAACGTTTAACAACCTGACGAGAGATTGCAAAGATGGAATCAACACGTGCAATTTGTGA